From the Anaerolineales bacterium genome, one window contains:
- a CDS encoding peptidoglycan bridge formation glycyltransferase FemA/FemB family protein, with product MTDPTPWNQLIGGLPQPHLLQTAEWARAKQPFGWTAHTQTWTAADGRLDAAAQILQRSQRLPLLGKSLSMLYVPKGPLLSDWGIAPLRRRVLADLRQKAQQLGAFFIKIDPDIPLGRGVPGEEGAQENPLAQEIIAELKAEGWRYSNEQVQMPNTMLVDLRRSEDELLAAMKQKTRYNLRLSERKGVRIRQGGPQDFPALYRMYAETSLRDKFVIRSEAYYRAVWDEFHAAGMLIPLVAEVEGEAVAGLMLFIFGKTSWYIYGMSRNMAREWMPNYLLQWEAIKISKAAGCETYDLWGAPDEFNESDSMWGVFRFKQGLGAQAVRHIGAWDLPLQPTTYSLYTQALPRLIALMQWRGRGQTRRQLNT from the coding sequence ATGACAGACCCGACCCCCTGGAACCAATTGATCGGCGGGCTGCCCCAGCCGCATTTGCTGCAAACCGCCGAGTGGGCGCGCGCCAAGCAGCCTTTCGGCTGGACGGCCCACACGCAGACCTGGACAGCCGCGGATGGCCGTCTGGATGCCGCTGCCCAGATCTTGCAGCGCAGCCAGCGCCTGCCGCTGCTGGGCAAGTCGCTCTCCATGCTCTATGTACCCAAAGGGCCGCTGCTGAGCGATTGGGGCATTGCCCCACTGCGCCGCCGTGTGCTGGCAGACCTGCGCCAGAAGGCGCAGCAGCTGGGCGCCTTTTTCATCAAGATCGATCCGGACATTCCGCTTGGCCGCGGTGTACCCGGCGAAGAGGGCGCCCAGGAAAACCCGCTGGCGCAGGAAATCATCGCTGAGCTCAAAGCAGAGGGTTGGCGTTATTCCAATGAACAAGTGCAGATGCCCAACACGATGCTGGTCGACCTGCGCCGATCGGAGGATGAGCTGCTGGCCGCCATGAAGCAGAAGACGCGCTACAACCTGCGCCTTTCCGAGCGCAAGGGTGTGCGCATCCGCCAGGGCGGGCCGCAGGACTTCCCAGCCCTGTATCGCATGTATGCCGAGACCTCGCTGCGCGACAAATTCGTCATCCGCAGCGAGGCGTACTACCGGGCAGTATGGGATGAATTCCATGCCGCTGGCATGCTGATCCCGCTGGTCGCCGAAGTGGAAGGCGAAGCAGTAGCCGGGCTGATGTTGTTCATCTTTGGCAAGACCTCCTGGTACATTTACGGCATGTCGCGCAACATGGCGCGTGAGTGGATGCCCAACTATTTGCTGCAATGGGAAGCCATCAAGATCAGCAAAGCGGCCGGTTGCGAAACCTATGACCTGTGGGGCGCGCCGGACGAATTCAACGAAAGTGACAGCATGTGGGGCGTCTTCCGTTTCAAGCAGGGCCTGGGCGCCCAGGCTGTGCGCCACATTGGCGCCTGGGATTTGCCGCTGCAGCCCACGACCTATTCGCTGTATACCCAAGCCCTGCCGCGCCTGATCGCGCTGATGCAGTGGCGCGGCCGCGGCCAAACCCGCCGCCAGCTAAACACATGA
- a CDS encoding polysaccharide biosynthesis protein, with translation MQPGDPSVTPGWFKTNRLFMADLVLVALSVVLSFVLRLNPEQFFLDYLPPLFWMLAVALLVKPFIYRRFGLYQRVWAYASIEEMKLIVRAVSAAALIVAAIIYPLYYLRVFQPFALSLPIFDWLLSLALVGGLRFGLRLLAEQRSTLQRMAGAGLRRALVVGAGDAGALVVREMQKNPQAGIAPIGLLDDQPEKHGQHIHGVPVLGALSDLESLAREHGVDEVVMAIPSASGAVLRQAAEASRRAGLPFRTMPGIYELIGGKVSVNRLREVDITDLLRRQPSQIDREGVGKSLRGKRVLVTGAGGSIASELCRQVARWQPAQLVLLGHGENSIFEILIELAGDFPQLQLTPIIADVRDAQRMQTIFADHKPDVVFHTAAHKHVPLMEVNVGEAVANNVGGTRNVVNAALEAGVPRLVMISTDKAVRPSSIMGATKRVAEWIVLDAATRARKAYSVVRFGNVLGSRGSVVPLFKRQIAAGGPLTVTHPEMERYFMTIPEAVHLVLQAAAFDEQGRVFMLEMGEPVRILDLANDLIRLSGLTPGEDIHIEFSGLRPGEKLKEQLWENGAGYEDTAHPHIHRVLEPERLSGEALTGAVQKLSAAAEAGDSKAIIATLQSLLPGSEVGSVPAPDFRSIS, from the coding sequence ATGCAGCCAGGAGACCCGAGCGTGACCCCGGGCTGGTTCAAGACCAACCGGCTGTTCATGGCCGATCTGGTATTGGTGGCGCTCAGTGTGGTGCTCAGCTTTGTGCTGCGCCTCAACCCGGAACAGTTCTTTCTGGACTATTTGCCGCCGCTTTTCTGGATGTTGGCCGTCGCCTTGCTGGTCAAGCCGTTCATCTACAGGCGTTTCGGCCTGTACCAGCGCGTCTGGGCCTATGCCAGCATCGAAGAAATGAAGCTGATCGTGCGGGCGGTGAGCGCCGCGGCGCTGATCGTGGCGGCCATCATCTACCCTCTGTATTATTTGCGCGTTTTCCAGCCTTTCGCCCTTTCGCTGCCCATCTTCGACTGGCTGCTCTCGCTGGCCCTGGTGGGCGGCCTGCGCTTTGGCCTGCGCCTGCTGGCGGAGCAGCGCAGCACGCTGCAGCGCATGGCCGGTGCCGGGCTGCGCCGCGCCCTGGTGGTGGGCGCCGGCGATGCCGGCGCGCTGGTCGTGCGCGAAATGCAAAAAAACCCGCAGGCGGGCATTGCGCCAATCGGCCTGCTGGATGACCAGCCGGAGAAGCACGGCCAACACATTCACGGCGTGCCGGTGCTGGGCGCCCTGTCTGACTTGGAAAGCCTGGCCCGCGAACACGGCGTGGACGAAGTGGTCATGGCCATCCCCAGCGCTTCGGGGGCGGTGCTGCGCCAGGCCGCTGAGGCCAGCCGTCGCGCCGGCCTGCCCTTCCGCACCATGCCGGGCATCTATGAACTTATCGGCGGCAAGGTCAGCGTCAACCGCTTGCGCGAAGTCGACATCACCGACCTGCTGCGTCGCCAGCCCTCGCAAATTGACCGCGAGGGTGTGGGTAAGAGCCTGCGCGGCAAACGCGTGCTGGTCACCGGCGCCGGCGGCTCGATCGCCAGTGAGCTCTGCCGCCAAGTGGCCCGCTGGCAGCCCGCTCAGCTGGTGCTGCTGGGCCACGGCGAAAACAGCATTTTTGAAATCCTGATCGAACTGGCGGGCGATTTCCCCCAACTGCAGCTGACCCCGATCATTGCCGACGTGCGTGATGCTCAGCGCATGCAAACCATCTTTGCCGATCACAAGCCGGATGTGGTCTTCCACACCGCCGCTCACAAGCATGTACCCTTGATGGAAGTCAATGTGGGTGAAGCCGTAGCCAACAATGTGGGAGGCACGCGCAATGTGGTCAACGCCGCCCTCGAAGCAGGCGTGCCGCGCCTGGTGATGATCTCCACAGATAAGGCTGTGCGCCCCTCCAGCATCATGGGCGCAACCAAGCGCGTGGCCGAATGGATTGTGCTGGATGCGGCCACCCGCGCCCGCAAAGCCTATTCCGTGGTGCGCTTTGGCAACGTGCTGGGCAGCCGGGGCAGCGTGGTGCCGCTCTTCAAGCGTCAGATCGCGGCTGGCGGCCCGCTGACCGTCACCCATCCCGAGATGGAGCGCTACTTTATGACCATCCCCGAAGCGGTGCACCTGGTGCTGCAAGCCGCCGCCTTCGATGAGCAGGGCCGCGTCTTCATGCTGGAGATGGGCGAACCCGTGCGCATTCTGGATCTGGCCAATGATCTTATTCGTCTCTCCGGCCTCACGCCGGGTGAAGACATCCACATCGAATTTAGCGGTCTGCGCCCGGGAGAGAAGCTCAAAGAACAGCTGTGGGAGAACGGCGCGGGCTATGAAGACACCGCCCACCCGCACATCCACCGGGTGCTGGAACCGGAGCGGCTTTCTGGGGAGGCGCTGACCGGCGCCGTGCAAAAGCTCAGCGCCGCCGCCGAGGCCGGCGACAGCAAAGCCATCATCGCCACGCTGCAATCCCTGCTGCCCGGCTCTGAAGTGGGCAGCGTGCCCGCCCCGGATTTCCGCTCGATCAGCTAA
- a CDS encoding SDR family NAD(P)-dependent oxidoreductase, translating to MKRVLVTGGAGFIGSHLVHALVQRGDQVRVLDNFSSGSPVNLAGVQDQIELHQGDLRQADDVRAAVKDVDIIFHEAAFVSVPQSLEDPAECYATNVDGTIHLLEAARAAGVRQVVLASSAAVYGSLDNFPLRESGPTQSLSPYAASKHMTETLAELYTASFGLPVTALRYFNVYGPRQSPTSAYAAAIPRFMHSVQAGQAPMVFGDGTQTRDFVFVGDVVRANLLAAETPAAAGRAINVCSGAETRLLDLLDVLYSLYPDAPQPQFAPARAGDVPRSLGDPTLAAEVLGFRAEVSLSEGLRQCSQETRA from the coding sequence GTGAAGCGCGTACTGGTTACCGGAGGCGCCGGGTTCATCGGCTCGCACCTTGTACACGCCTTGGTGCAGCGCGGCGACCAAGTGCGGGTCTTGGACAATTTCTCCAGCGGCAGTCCTGTCAACCTGGCAGGCGTTCAAGACCAGATCGAATTGCACCAAGGCGACCTGCGCCAGGCGGATGATGTGCGCGCGGCGGTGAAAGATGTGGACATCATCTTTCATGAGGCCGCCTTCGTCTCGGTACCGCAGTCGCTGGAAGACCCGGCGGAGTGCTACGCCACCAATGTGGATGGCACTATCCACCTGCTGGAAGCCGCCCGCGCCGCCGGCGTGCGCCAGGTGGTGCTGGCTTCCAGCGCGGCCGTCTACGGCAGCCTGGACAACTTTCCGCTGCGCGAAAGCGGTCCGACGCAGAGCCTCTCCCCTTACGCCGCCTCCAAACACATGACTGAAACGCTGGCCGAGCTGTACACGGCCAGCTTTGGCCTGCCCGTGACCGCTCTGCGGTATTTCAACGTCTACGGCCCGCGCCAATCGCCCACCTCGGCCTATGCCGCCGCCATCCCGCGCTTCATGCACAGCGTGCAGGCCGGCCAAGCGCCTATGGTGTTTGGCGACGGCACCCAAACACGCGATTTCGTCTTCGTGGGCGATGTGGTGCGCGCCAATCTGCTGGCCGCCGAGACGCCGGCCGCCGCCGGACGCGCCATCAATGTATGCTCCGGCGCCGAAACCCGCCTGCTGGACCTGCTGGATGTGCTTTACAGCCTGTACCCAGACGCTCCGCAGCCGCAATTTGCGCCAGCGCGCGCCGGCGATGTGCCGCGCTCGCTGGGCGACCCAACGCTGGCCGCCGAAGTGCTCGGCTTCCGCGCTGAGGTCTCGCTGAGCGAAGGGCTGCGCCAATGCAGCCAGGAGACCCGAGCGTGA
- a CDS encoding sugar transferase, whose amino-acid sequence MVEAKRASSAKAWRLGIGERRIVLIVGDLLMAFAALAISLYLWAIGFELEDIGNFSKLLPAQVPGWFFALPVVWLLMLVETYSSYRSLNWRQTFISLLAAAAMGMGTYVLVYFTSEPGSLPRTGVAIFALAAWVLTAIWRLVYIRIFSLPGFTRQAVLVGAGTSGQALLNVINNIKPMPYRLVAVLDDDPKKKGKTAAGHKVRGGGALLTSLLKKNEVTDILVAINGRMQEQTFRALLEAQEQGIEIKRMPVAYEEMLDRVPVNYLEADWLVRSFVDDARANRFYLMGKRLIDIFGGLVGMASLLVIGPLVALATLLDTGRPITFSQTRAGKGGRPYRIIKFRTMRVNAEVAGKPQLAKEDDERSTRIGRILRKTRLDEWPQFYNVLRGDMSLVGPRPERPELMEHFEKHIPFYRARLLEKPGITGWAQVNHGYYATLDEMSIKLEYDLYYIKHRGPFLDFIILLRTIGTILGFRGR is encoded by the coding sequence ATGGTTGAGGCCAAACGAGCTTCTTCTGCCAAAGCCTGGCGCCTTGGCATTGGTGAACGCCGCATCGTTCTGATTGTCGGCGATTTGCTGATGGCTTTCGCTGCTCTGGCCATCAGTCTTTATCTCTGGGCGATCGGGTTTGAGCTTGAAGATATAGGCAATTTCAGCAAGCTCTTGCCGGCTCAGGTGCCTGGCTGGTTCTTCGCATTGCCGGTTGTCTGGCTGCTAATGCTGGTGGAAACTTACAGTTCTTATCGCTCATTGAATTGGCGGCAGACCTTCATCAGCCTGCTGGCCGCCGCCGCCATGGGCATGGGCACGTATGTGCTGGTCTACTTCACCTCGGAACCCGGCTCCCTGCCCCGCACCGGTGTGGCCATCTTTGCCCTGGCAGCCTGGGTGCTCACCGCCATCTGGCGCCTGGTCTATATCCGCATCTTCAGCCTGCCGGGCTTCACCCGCCAGGCCGTGCTGGTCGGCGCCGGCACCAGCGGCCAGGCGCTGCTCAACGTGATCAACAACATCAAGCCCATGCCTTATCGCCTCGTGGCGGTCTTGGATGACGATCCCAAGAAAAAGGGCAAAACCGCTGCGGGCCACAAGGTGCGGGGGGGCGGAGCTTTGCTCACTTCCTTGCTCAAAAAGAATGAAGTCACCGATATTCTAGTGGCGATCAATGGGCGCATGCAAGAGCAGACCTTTCGGGCCTTACTGGAAGCACAGGAGCAAGGCATCGAGATCAAGCGCATGCCGGTGGCCTACGAAGAAATGCTCGACCGTGTGCCGGTCAATTATTTGGAAGCCGACTGGCTGGTGCGCTCTTTTGTGGATGACGCCCGTGCCAATCGCTTCTACTTAATGGGCAAACGCCTGATCGACATCTTCGGTGGGCTGGTGGGTATGGCTTCGCTGCTGGTGATCGGGCCGTTGGTGGCGCTGGCGACCCTGCTGGACACAGGCCGCCCGATCACTTTCTCACAGACCCGCGCCGGCAAAGGCGGGCGCCCGTATCGCATCATCAAGTTCCGCACTATGCGTGTAAACGCCGAAGTCGCCGGCAAACCCCAGCTGGCCAAAGAAGACGATGAGCGCAGCACGCGCATCGGCCGCATCTTGCGCAAGACGCGCCTGGATGAATGGCCGCAGTTCTACAATGTGCTGCGCGGCGATATGTCGCTGGTGGGGCCGCGCCCGGAACGCCCTGAGTTAATGGAACATTTCGAGAAGCACATCCCCTTCTATCGGGCGCGCTTGCTGGAAAAGCCGGGCATTACCGGCTGGGCCCAGGTAAACCACGGCTATTACGCCACGCTGGACGAAATGTCGATCAAGCTGGAATACGACCTGTACTACATCAAGCACCGCGGCCCCTTTCTGGACTTTATCATTCTGCTGCGCACCATCGGTACCATCCTGGGCTTCCGAGGGCGTTAG
- a CDS encoding glycosyltransferase family 2 protein codes for MPQVSVIIPCFNEESTIAGVLQAVYAQDFPHADLEVVIADGLSTDGTRTAIAAFQTEHPDLSITVVDNPQRLIPAALNRAIAAARGEVILRLDAHCVPQPGYIARSLEALQAGRGWNVGGVWQVVPGGPGWMAAAIAAAAAHPLGVGDALYRYTTQAQEVDTVPFGAFRRALVAEIGGFDESLHSNEDYEFNTRIRAAGGKIWLDPQIKSLYYARSSLPALASQYARYGYWKLRMLRRYPGSLRWRQAIPPLFVLALLGLSLGGLWWPWLHKLLIAQVVSYVLLLLAAAAERAIRTRNIGLLFGMPLAIATMHISWGGAFLRSLLGALLGR; via the coding sequence ATGCCGCAAGTCAGCGTCATCATCCCCTGCTTTAATGAAGAAAGCACGATTGCAGGCGTCCTGCAGGCCGTTTACGCGCAGGATTTCCCCCACGCCGACCTGGAAGTTGTCATCGCAGACGGCCTCTCGACCGACGGCACCCGGACGGCGATCGCCGCCTTTCAAACTGAGCACCCTGACCTAAGCATCACCGTGGTCGACAACCCGCAGCGGCTGATCCCGGCTGCGCTCAACCGGGCCATCGCTGCGGCGCGCGGCGAAGTGATCCTGCGGCTGGACGCCCACTGCGTGCCGCAGCCAGGCTACATTGCCCGCAGCCTGGAAGCCCTGCAGGCGGGCCGCGGCTGGAACGTGGGCGGCGTGTGGCAGGTGGTGCCGGGCGGCCCGGGGTGGATGGCGGCTGCCATCGCCGCCGCCGCCGCGCACCCGCTGGGCGTAGGTGATGCGCTCTATCGCTACACGACCCAAGCGCAGGAGGTGGATACAGTGCCGTTTGGCGCCTTCCGGCGGGCGCTGGTCGCAGAGATTGGCGGCTTTGACGAGAGCCTGCACAGCAACGAGGATTACGAATTCAATACGCGCATCCGCGCCGCCGGCGGCAAGATCTGGTTGGACCCGCAGATCAAGTCGCTGTACTATGCCCGCAGCAGCTTACCCGCCCTGGCGAGCCAATACGCTCGTTACGGCTACTGGAAACTGCGCATGCTACGCCGTTATCCCGGCTCGCTGCGCTGGCGGCAGGCCATTCCGCCACTGTTCGTACTGGCCCTGCTGGGGCTGTCGCTGGGCGGGCTGTGGTGGCCGTGGCTGCACAAACTGCTGATAGCCCAGGTGGTATCATATGTTTTGCTGCTCCTGGCGGCCGCGGCCGAACGGGCCATCCGAACCCGCAATATCGGCCTGCTATTTGGAATGCCTCTGGCTATTGCCACTATGCACATTTCCTGGGGCGGGGCATTTCTCCGCTCACTGCTGGGCGCATTATTAGGAAGGTAG
- a CDS encoding RidA family protein translates to MAEKQPIFPAGALKPIGPYTPAIRSGDFVFASGQIGVDPATGSFPEGGVTAQAEQMFKNLKTLLEGAGASFDQVVKTTLFLTDMNDFAAVNEIYARHFNEPFPARSTIQVAALPGGALVELEAIARL, encoded by the coding sequence ATGGCTGAAAAACAACCCATCTTCCCCGCCGGCGCTTTAAAACCCATCGGCCCCTACACCCCCGCTATCCGCAGCGGTGACTTTGTCTTCGCCTCCGGACAAATTGGCGTGGATCCGGCCACCGGGAGCTTCCCCGAAGGCGGCGTGACCGCCCAGGCCGAGCAGATGTTCAAAAACCTCAAGACCTTATTGGAAGGCGCCGGCGCCAGTTTCGACCAAGTGGTCAAGACCACCCTGTTTCTCACGGACATGAACGACTTCGCCGCGGTCAACGAAATTTACGCCCGGCATTTCAACGAGCCGTTCCCGGCCCGCTCCACGATTCAGGTGGCAGCTCTGCCCGGCGGCGCCCTGGTCGAACTCGAGGCGATTGCGCGCCTCTAA
- a CDS encoding YifB family Mg chelatase-like AAA ATPase, whose amino-acid sequence MLARVQSCAVIGLDGVIVEVEVDTSQGLPKVIVVGLPDAAVQESRERVQSAIKNSQLSFPRKHITVNLAPASVRKAGPVYDLPIALGVLAASDQLPGGSLEGALILGELSLDGSVRHVRGVLPMAALARERGIRRLFVPAEDAAEAALIPDVEVFPVRHLAELVGHLNGFAPLAPYQPQPPDEASEEPSYTDLQEVKGQEHTKRALEVAAAGGHNLLMVGPPGAGKTLMARALPGILPRLSVEEALDVTRIYSVSDRLQASRPLIRTRPYRAPHHTISHAGLVGGGTWPQPGEISLAHRGVLFLDEIVEFAPRVLEVLRQPLEDKQVTISRAQGALTFPASFQLVGAMNPCPCGYFGDPLRACSCPASTVTRYQKRLSGPLLDRIDIHVEVPRVDYEKLSEARLGEPSAMVRQRVEAARDLQAQRFTKSRARHNADMTLADVRKFCQLDAEGSSLIKAATQQMQLTARAYHRVLKLARTIADLAGAAQIAPQHLAEALQYRARTVG is encoded by the coding sequence ATGCTCGCCAGGGTGCAATCCTGCGCCGTCATCGGCCTGGATGGGGTGATTGTCGAAGTCGAAGTAGATACCAGCCAGGGGTTGCCAAAAGTGATCGTGGTCGGTTTGCCTGACGCGGCTGTGCAAGAGAGCCGCGAGCGGGTGCAGTCCGCCATCAAGAATTCGCAACTCAGCTTCCCGCGCAAACACATCACCGTCAACCTGGCCCCGGCCTCTGTACGCAAAGCCGGCCCGGTCTATGACCTGCCCATCGCCCTGGGCGTGCTGGCCGCCAGCGACCAGTTGCCCGGCGGCAGCCTGGAAGGCGCGCTGATCCTGGGCGAGCTCTCGCTGGACGGCAGTGTGCGCCATGTGCGCGGCGTGCTGCCCATGGCCGCTCTGGCCCGCGAGCGGGGTATCCGCCGCCTGTTCGTGCCGGCCGAAGACGCCGCTGAAGCCGCCCTGATCCCTGATGTGGAAGTCTTTCCCGTGCGCCACCTCGCCGAATTGGTCGGCCACCTCAATGGCTTCGCGCCCCTGGCGCCCTACCAACCCCAGCCGCCGGATGAAGCCAGCGAAGAGCCTAGCTACACAGACCTGCAAGAAGTCAAGGGCCAGGAGCACACCAAGCGCGCCCTGGAAGTGGCCGCCGCGGGTGGGCACAACCTGCTGATGGTCGGTCCGCCCGGGGCGGGCAAGACGCTGATGGCTCGCGCCCTGCCCGGCATTTTGCCGCGGCTGAGCGTGGAAGAGGCGCTGGACGTGACGCGCATTTATTCCGTCTCCGACCGGCTGCAGGCCAGCCGCCCACTGATCCGGACGCGGCCTTACCGCGCCCCACACCACACCATCTCGCACGCCGGCCTGGTGGGCGGCGGCACTTGGCCGCAGCCCGGCGAGATCTCGCTGGCCCACAGGGGCGTGCTCTTCTTGGATGAGATCGTGGAATTCGCTCCGCGCGTGCTGGAGGTGCTGCGCCAGCCGCTGGAGGACAAGCAGGTCACCATCAGCCGGGCGCAGGGAGCGCTAACCTTCCCGGCCAGCTTCCAGCTGGTGGGCGCCATGAACCCCTGCCCGTGTGGCTACTTTGGCGATCCGCTGCGCGCCTGCAGTTGCCCTGCCAGCACAGTCACGCGCTACCAAAAGCGGCTTTCCGGCCCGCTGCTGGACCGCATCGACATCCATGTCGAAGTGCCGCGCGTGGACTACGAGAAGCTCAGCGAGGCGCGCCTGGGCGAACCTTCGGCCATGGTGCGCCAACGGGTCGAGGCGGCTCGCGACCTGCAGGCGCAGCGCTTCACCAAAAGCCGCGCCCGCCACAATGCCGATATGACCCTGGCCGACGTGCGCAAGTTTTGCCAGTTGGACGCCGAAGGCAGCAGTCTGATCAAAGCCGCCACCCAGCAGATGCAGCTCACCGCCCGCGCCTACCACCGCGTGCTCAAACTGGCCCGCACGATTGCCGACCTGGCGGGTGCGGCGCAGATCGCCCCACAGCATTTGGCCGAAGCACTGCAGTACCGGGCGCGCACGGTGGGGTAG
- a CDS encoding L,D-transpeptidase produces MSLSRREFLKLSGLAALTAAAPPLFSGRQTRLGAGLGRVAYESVSVFDAPLLNARTVGYRFRDELLEFHYQLSPLAGPAYNPLWYRIEEGYVHAAFLQPVQEVLNPVLESLPETGQLCRLSVPFTQPYTYSRAAGWQPENRFRLYYDSNHWVTDIVDGPDGSPWYQITESWSGVQYYAQAAHLQSIPYEDMTPLSVDVPAADKRIEISVAQQSLTAYEGNQVVLRTFISSGVRNTGAAGLPTQTPTGSFNIASKMPSIYMGDNRLTDTLGDRFLTGVPWTAFFAEGGYAIHGSYWHNNYGAPMSRGCVNMRPDEARWLYRWVTPQASPSQQEVRGNGTRVIVR; encoded by the coding sequence ATGTCTCTTTCCCGGCGCGAGTTCCTCAAGTTGAGCGGTCTGGCGGCACTGACTGCTGCGGCACCACCCTTGTTCAGCGGCCGCCAGACACGCCTGGGCGCCGGGCTGGGGCGGGTAGCCTACGAGTCGGTCTCGGTGTTTGACGCGCCGCTGCTGAATGCGCGTACAGTGGGCTATCGCTTCCGGGATGAGTTGCTGGAGTTTCACTATCAGCTCAGCCCATTGGCCGGGCCAGCCTACAATCCCCTGTGGTATCGCATCGAAGAAGGCTATGTGCACGCCGCTTTCCTGCAGCCGGTGCAAGAGGTGCTCAACCCAGTGCTGGAAAGCTTGCCGGAAACTGGCCAGCTGTGCCGGCTGAGCGTGCCCTTTACCCAGCCCTATACCTATTCCCGGGCAGCAGGCTGGCAGCCCGAAAACCGCTTCCGGCTGTACTACGACTCGAATCATTGGGTCACGGACATCGTTGACGGGCCGGATGGCAGCCCCTGGTACCAGATCACCGAATCTTGGTCAGGCGTGCAGTACTATGCGCAGGCCGCGCACCTGCAAAGCATCCCATACGAGGACATGACGCCCCTTTCGGTGGATGTGCCCGCCGCAGACAAGCGCATCGAGATCTCGGTGGCCCAGCAAAGCCTGACCGCTTATGAAGGCAATCAGGTGGTATTGCGCACTTTTATCTCCAGTGGGGTGCGCAATACGGGTGCGGCCGGCCTGCCTACACAGACCCCCACGGGCAGCTTCAATATTGCCTCCAAGATGCCTTCCATATATATGGGCGACAACCGGCTGACCGACACGCTGGGCGACCGCTTTCTGACCGGCGTGCCCTGGACGGCCTTTTTCGCCGAAGGCGGCTATGCCATCCACGGCTCGTACTGGCACAACAACTACGGCGCGCCGATGAGCCGGGGCTGCGTGAACATGCGCCCAGACGAGGCCCGCTGGCTGTACCGCTGGGTGACACCGCAGGCCAGCCCCAGCCAGCAGGAAGTTCGCGGCAACGGCACGCGGGTCATCGTGCGCTAA
- a CDS encoding MFS transporter has product MYFFLFLALSAVVPYLTLYLSDVAQLSGSQIGVVLSVGPVIGLFATPFWTGLADASKRHAFIYACAIGSAVLLYALVPFVGSFVVLLAIFTALAFFGSHLLPMQDSATMHMLGNFKDRYGQVRFWGTVGWGLGGLLFGWLFDFTGLVWMFWICSGFLAIALSLAGRMQFDQAQSQSVSFFKNLRELISKAPIQLFLLATVLAATGLSTHNNYLSLLLNELSGPDATVFGWSLPVARLIGIVVVIGVVSELPVMFHSERLLARLGTRGLVIISLLIIAGRNLLYALSDEIWPILLVQALHGLTYALLWVGGVSFMARHAPKGLSSTAQGLFSTAQVGVGYAAGNLFGGVLMDTAGLQGMFAISGLVVLAGFGLLMLLDRRYHIF; this is encoded by the coding sequence ATGTACTTTTTTCTTTTTCTGGCCCTATCGGCTGTGGTTCCTTATTTGACATTGTATTTGTCTGATGTGGCCCAGCTTAGCGGCTCGCAGATTGGCGTTGTGCTCAGCGTGGGGCCGGTGATCGGCTTGTTTGCCACCCCGTTTTGGACCGGGCTGGCCGACGCCAGCAAACGCCACGCATTCATTTATGCCTGCGCGATTGGGTCAGCCGTGTTGCTGTATGCGCTGGTGCCTTTCGTGGGCAGCTTTGTGGTCCTGCTGGCTATTTTCACAGCGCTGGCTTTTTTCGGTTCCCATCTGCTGCCAATGCAGGATAGCGCCACCATGCACATGCTGGGCAATTTCAAAGACCGCTATGGGCAGGTGCGCTTTTGGGGTACTGTGGGCTGGGGCTTGGGTGGTTTGTTGTTCGGCTGGTTGTTCGACTTCACGGGTCTGGTTTGGATGTTCTGGATCTGCAGCGGCTTTCTGGCGATTGCCCTGAGCCTGGCGGGCAGAATGCAATTTGACCAGGCACAGAGCCAAAGCGTCTCTTTCTTTAAAAACCTACGCGAACTGATTAGCAAAGCCCCGATCCAGTTGTTCTTACTGGCCACTGTGTTGGCGGCCACCGGCCTAAGCACCCACAACAACTACCTCTCTTTATTGCTCAACGAACTCAGCGGACCCGACGCAACTGTTTTCGGCTGGAGCCTGCCAGTCGCCAGGCTGATCGGCATCGTGGTAGTGATTGGCGTAGTCTCGGAGCTGCCGGTGATGTTCCATTCAGAGCGCCTGCTGGCCCGCTTGGGCACGCGCGGCCTGGTGATTATCAGTTTGCTGATCATCGCCGGCCGAAATTTGCTGTACGCCCTGAGCGATGAGATTTGGCCTATTCTGCTGGTACAGGCCCTGCATGGCCTGACGTATGCTTTGCTCTGGGTCGGTGGGGTCAGCTTCATGGCGCGGCATGCCCCCAAAGGGTTGAGCAGCACGGCCCAAGGCTTGTTCAGTACCGCTCAGGTGGGCGTAGGCTACGCGGCTGGCAACTTGTTTGGCGGAGTGCTGATGGACACCGCCGGGCTGCAAGGCATGTTCGCCATCAGCGGGCTGGTGGTGCTGGCCGGTTTTGGTTTGCTGATGCTGCTGGATCGCCGCTACCATATCTTCTAG